A part of Aegilops tauschii subsp. strangulata cultivar AL8/78 chromosome 2, Aet v6.0, whole genome shotgun sequence genomic DNA contains:
- the LOC109736633 gene encoding uncharacterized protein isoform X1, producing the protein MASNAQFMAVMLLHLCTTSSSLYLGPPRQAHNYLRFADVNRHCQSMLSSATELAYEANRPYQVRHQLSFEKGDWRQDADHAPLLPFVAGDAPKKGARRLPEPLSLATFVVTHVDDDEEHRARPAVNVSGVLVLARKSAAPEFAPGMSTVSPEFNLSAGSTRLKIIFVGVYTESADSNGDGDGERVLCMVGSAVLPKRSTGGVDPWDWAKNSDRSSFRSPVTADNNILLVLRYPKKLTLTTRAVAGTMRSTSGASDASYFDTVQLVSGLISYSMYHYQPQELAAGAGHALPSSGADDGVSSRARDVYNGSYPCLVLNRNAYGQVSTVLPGWQCNSTAATGGSCHGIGPFEMDKAADADAFAGVGIIMQDFQCLEQYDMAGPTGTAMVSVVFRALSPWEDWSTARSRSGLSGKTLSAEGVWKTSTGQACMVACRGIAGKKACNFRVCLFFPTTMSITGLDTMLGEITGVDAAAGGVAYPPLLSFRQHMSPPRLWGYYPDDGIPLVSYKYNYAKVNQAGELRRRSELPSHFRKIVAKSLSMRDGAGNDRRSLSSLADRLTLWFMAMPDLFRQEWIERPILHLEVFSLEQVIDRYSPPQHGDGRPTKEPGTEGRILLNVSAELTIFKDRWPQKSVMSLEGVYNPDDGRMHLIGCQDVRLPWQNSSTSRDLGLEQGMDCSIEVKVEYPPTTMHLFVMSTAKVQIASTRTAVDALHFKAVKLRAMPSYPQQRPSGFYRGVVNGVLCIVLLSATIAAVLSQLRYIKTHTDVAPYISLVMLSVQALGYGIPLVTGVEAILARVTLRSSGDVAKATSSG; encoded by the coding sequence CAAATGCACAGTTTATGGCTGTGATGCTGCTACATCTGTGCACCACGTCCTCCTCCCTATACCTCGGTCCACCACGCCAGGCGCACAACTACCTCCGTTTTGCCGACGTCAATCGCCATTGCCAGTCCATGCTCTCGTCGGCCACCGAGCTGGCCTACGAAGCCAACCGTCCCTACCAAGTGAGGCACCAGCTATCCTTCGAGAAGGGCGACTGGCGCCAGGACGCCGACCATGCGCCTCTCCTGCCGTTCGTCGCCGGTGACGCGCCAAAGAAGGGCGCTCGCCGGTTGCCTGAACCCCTGTCCCTTGCAACATTCGTTGTCACGCATGTTGACGACGACGAGGAGCACCGTGCAAGGCCAGCCGTCAACGTCAGCGGCGTCCTCGTCCTTGCCCGGAAGAGTGCCGCGCCGGAGTTCGCGCCAGGTATGTCGACCGTGTCGCCGGAGTTCAACCTTTCGGCGGGCAGCACCAGGCTCAAGATTATATTTGTAGGCGTGTACACGGAGAGTGCAGATAGCAATGGGGATGGCGACGGCGAGCGAGTACTGTGCATGGTCGGGAGCGCTGTCCTGCCGAAGCGCAGCACCGGCGGCGTTGACCCGTGGGATTGGGCCAAGAACTCCGACCGGAGCAGCTTCCGGTCGCCTGTAACGGCCGACAACAACATACTGCTCGTGCTACGGTACCCGAAGAAGCTGACACTGACAACCCGTGCGGTGGCCGGCACGATGCGGAGCACGAGCGGCGCGTCGGATGCGTCCTACTTTGACACCGTGCAGCTCGTGTCAGGGCTCATCTCCTACAGCATGTACCATTACCAGCCCCAAGAGCTCGCCGCTGGCGCAGGCCACGCGCTCCCTTCGAGCGGCGCCGATGATGGCGTGTCCAGCCGTGCAAGGGATGTGTACAACGGAAGCTATCCATGCCTAGTCCTTAACCGAAATGCTTATGGACAAGTCAGCACCGTGCTCCCCGGATGGCAGTGCAACTCCACGGCAGCGACGGGCGGGTCGTGCCACGGCATCGGGCCGTTCGAAATGGACAAAGCAGCAGACGCGGACGCGTTCGCTGGGGTTGGCATCATAATGCAGGACTTCCAGTGCCTGGAGCAATACGACATGGCCGGCCCGACCGGCACCGCGATGGTGTCGGTCGTGTTCCGCGCCCTGTCCCCATGGGAGGACTGGAGCACGGCGAGGTCGCGCTCCGGGCTTAGCGGGAAGACACTGTCGGCCGAGGGAGTCTGGAAAACATCGACAGGGCaggcctgcatggtggcatgccgTGGCATCGCGGGCAAGAAGGCGTGCAACTTCCGGGTGTGCCTCTTCTTCCCGACGACGATGTCCATTACCGGCCTCGACACCATGCTGGGAGAGATAACCGGCGTGGACGCAGCAGCCGGCGGAGTGGCATACCCGCCCCTCCTGTCGTTCCGGCAGCACATGAGCCCGCCACGCCTATGGGGCTACTATCCCGACGATGGCATACCGCTGGTGTCATACAAATACAACTACGCGAAGGTCAATCAGGCCGGCGAGCTGCGCCGGAGGAGCGAATTGCCGTCGCACTTCCGCAAGATCGTTGCGAAGTCTCTGTCCATGAGAGATGGCGCTGGCAATGACAGGAGGAGCCTGTCCAGCCTCGCCGACAGGCTCACTCTCTGGTTCATGGCCATGCCAGACCTGTTCCGGCAGGAATGGATTGAGCGTCCGATCCTTCACTTGGAGGTCTTCTCCCTCGAGCAGGTCATCGACCGCTATTCACCCCCGCAACACGGGGATGGCAGACCAACAAAAGAGCCTGGAACGGAGGGGCGCATACTACTCAATGTGTCGGCCGAGCTCACCATTTTTAAGGATCGTTGGCCCCAAAAATCAGTGATGTCGCTTGAAGGCGTGTACAATCCAGACGACGGTCGGATGCACCTGATCGGCTGCCAAGATGTCCGGCTCCCGTGGCAAAACTCATCGACAAGCAGAGATCTGGGACTCGAACAAGGGATGGACTGCTCCATCGAGGTGAAAGTCGAGTACCCGCCGACCACGATGCACTTGTTTGTCATGTCGACGGCGAAGGTGCAGATAGCGAGCACGAGGACGGCCGTCGACGCGCTGCATTTCAAGGCGGTGAAGCTCAGGGCTATGCCCTCGTACCCGCAGCAGCGGCCCAGCGGGTTCTACCGAGGCGTCGTCAATGGCGTGCTCTGCATTGTACTGCTATCAGCCACGATCGCGGCCGTGCTCAGCCAGCTGCGCTACATCAAGACGCACACCGACGTGGCGCCGTACATCTCCCTGGTCATGCTCAGCGTCCAGGCTCTCGGCTACGGCATCCCGCTGGTCACGGGCGTCGAGGCGATCCTAGCGAGGGTGACCTTGCGCTCGTCCGGCGATGTCGCCAAGGCGACGTCTTCTGGATGA
- the LOC109736633 gene encoding uncharacterized protein isoform X2, which produces MASNAQFMAVMLLHLCTTSSSLYLGPPRQAHNYLRFADVNRHCQSMLSSATELAYEANRPYQVRHQLSFEKGDWRQDADHAPLLPFVAGDAPKKGARRLPEPLSLATFVVTHVDDDEEHRARPAVNVSGVLVLARKSAAPEFAPGVYTESADSNGDGDGERVLCMVGSAVLPKRSTGGVDPWDWAKNSDRSSFRSPVTADNNILLVLRYPKKLTLTTRAVAGTMRSTSGASDASYFDTVQLVSGLISYSMYHYQPQELAAGAGHALPSSGADDGVSSRARDVYNGSYPCLVLNRNAYGQVSTVLPGWQCNSTAATGGSCHGIGPFEMDKAADADAFAGVGIIMQDFQCLEQYDMAGPTGTAMVSVVFRALSPWEDWSTARSRSGLSGKTLSAEGVWKTSTGQACMVACRGIAGKKACNFRVCLFFPTTMSITGLDTMLGEITGVDAAAGGVAYPPLLSFRQHMSPPRLWGYYPDDGIPLVSYKYNYAKVNQAGELRRRSELPSHFRKIVAKSLSMRDGAGNDRRSLSSLADRLTLWFMAMPDLFRQEWIERPILHLEVFSLEQVIDRYSPPQHGDGRPTKEPGTEGRILLNVSAELTIFKDRWPQKSVMSLEGVYNPDDGRMHLIGCQDVRLPWQNSSTSRDLGLEQGMDCSIEVKVEYPPTTMHLFVMSTAKVQIASTRTAVDALHFKAVKLRAMPSYPQQRPSGFYRGVVNGVLCIVLLSATIAAVLSQLRYIKTHTDVAPYISLVMLSVQALGYGIPLVTGVEAILARVTLRSSGDVAKATSSG; this is translated from the exons CAAATGCACAGTTTATGGCTGTGATGCTGCTACATCTGTGCACCACGTCCTCCTCCCTATACCTCGGTCCACCACGCCAGGCGCACAACTACCTCCGTTTTGCCGACGTCAATCGCCATTGCCAGTCCATGCTCTCGTCGGCCACCGAGCTGGCCTACGAAGCCAACCGTCCCTACCAAGTGAGGCACCAGCTATCCTTCGAGAAGGGCGACTGGCGCCAGGACGCCGACCATGCGCCTCTCCTGCCGTTCGTCGCCGGTGACGCGCCAAAGAAGGGCGCTCGCCGGTTGCCTGAACCCCTGTCCCTTGCAACATTCGTTGTCACGCATGTTGACGACGACGAGGAGCACCGTGCAAGGCCAGCCGTCAACGTCAGCGGCGTCCTCGTCCTTGCCCGGAAGAGTGCCGCGCCGGAGTTCGCGCCAG GCGTGTACACGGAGAGTGCAGATAGCAATGGGGATGGCGACGGCGAGCGAGTACTGTGCATGGTCGGGAGCGCTGTCCTGCCGAAGCGCAGCACCGGCGGCGTTGACCCGTGGGATTGGGCCAAGAACTCCGACCGGAGCAGCTTCCGGTCGCCTGTAACGGCCGACAACAACATACTGCTCGTGCTACGGTACCCGAAGAAGCTGACACTGACAACCCGTGCGGTGGCCGGCACGATGCGGAGCACGAGCGGCGCGTCGGATGCGTCCTACTTTGACACCGTGCAGCTCGTGTCAGGGCTCATCTCCTACAGCATGTACCATTACCAGCCCCAAGAGCTCGCCGCTGGCGCAGGCCACGCGCTCCCTTCGAGCGGCGCCGATGATGGCGTGTCCAGCCGTGCAAGGGATGTGTACAACGGAAGCTATCCATGCCTAGTCCTTAACCGAAATGCTTATGGACAAGTCAGCACCGTGCTCCCCGGATGGCAGTGCAACTCCACGGCAGCGACGGGCGGGTCGTGCCACGGCATCGGGCCGTTCGAAATGGACAAAGCAGCAGACGCGGACGCGTTCGCTGGGGTTGGCATCATAATGCAGGACTTCCAGTGCCTGGAGCAATACGACATGGCCGGCCCGACCGGCACCGCGATGGTGTCGGTCGTGTTCCGCGCCCTGTCCCCATGGGAGGACTGGAGCACGGCGAGGTCGCGCTCCGGGCTTAGCGGGAAGACACTGTCGGCCGAGGGAGTCTGGAAAACATCGACAGGGCaggcctgcatggtggcatgccgTGGCATCGCGGGCAAGAAGGCGTGCAACTTCCGGGTGTGCCTCTTCTTCCCGACGACGATGTCCATTACCGGCCTCGACACCATGCTGGGAGAGATAACCGGCGTGGACGCAGCAGCCGGCGGAGTGGCATACCCGCCCCTCCTGTCGTTCCGGCAGCACATGAGCCCGCCACGCCTATGGGGCTACTATCCCGACGATGGCATACCGCTGGTGTCATACAAATACAACTACGCGAAGGTCAATCAGGCCGGCGAGCTGCGCCGGAGGAGCGAATTGCCGTCGCACTTCCGCAAGATCGTTGCGAAGTCTCTGTCCATGAGAGATGGCGCTGGCAATGACAGGAGGAGCCTGTCCAGCCTCGCCGACAGGCTCACTCTCTGGTTCATGGCCATGCCAGACCTGTTCCGGCAGGAATGGATTGAGCGTCCGATCCTTCACTTGGAGGTCTTCTCCCTCGAGCAGGTCATCGACCGCTATTCACCCCCGCAACACGGGGATGGCAGACCAACAAAAGAGCCTGGAACGGAGGGGCGCATACTACTCAATGTGTCGGCCGAGCTCACCATTTTTAAGGATCGTTGGCCCCAAAAATCAGTGATGTCGCTTGAAGGCGTGTACAATCCAGACGACGGTCGGATGCACCTGATCGGCTGCCAAGATGTCCGGCTCCCGTGGCAAAACTCATCGACAAGCAGAGATCTGGGACTCGAACAAGGGATGGACTGCTCCATCGAGGTGAAAGTCGAGTACCCGCCGACCACGATGCACTTGTTTGTCATGTCGACGGCGAAGGTGCAGATAGCGAGCACGAGGACGGCCGTCGACGCGCTGCATTTCAAGGCGGTGAAGCTCAGGGCTATGCCCTCGTACCCGCAGCAGCGGCCCAGCGGGTTCTACCGAGGCGTCGTCAATGGCGTGCTCTGCATTGTACTGCTATCAGCCACGATCGCGGCCGTGCTCAGCCAGCTGCGCTACATCAAGACGCACACCGACGTGGCGCCGTACATCTCCCTGGTCATGCTCAGCGTCCAGGCTCTCGGCTACGGCATCCCGCTGGTCACGGGCGTCGAGGCGATCCTAGCGAGGGTGACCTTGCGCTCGTCCGGCGATGTCGCCAAGGCGACGTCTTCTGGATGA